TGATCATTAATAATGGTACCATACCCTGGGTTATTGAAGCATGGACAGATAGTTTAACTGTTCTCATGGCCAATGGACAATGGGAGACCGTATGGCAGTTAGCCGCAGAACTTGGCCATTATGTTGCAGATTCCCATCAGCCTCTACATCTCACATTAAATTACAATGGGCAATTAACTGGTAATTATGGTATTCATTCGAGATATGAAACCTATATGATCAATCCCCATTTATCCGAATTACCACTGCCTGATTCATCAAGTATTTATTGGAGTTCTGTAATTGACTCAATTTTTCGATATGTTGATGAAATATATCCCTATGTTAGTGAAATTACTGCTGCAGATGATCTAGCAGCAGGTCAAGATCCAGATTACAATTCAACTTATTATAACATAATTTGGGAAGAACTTGATTCACTGACAATTATTGTGATTCATTGTGCTATTGTTGATTTAGCATCTATTTGGACAACAGCATGGATAAATGCGGGAAGTCCGACCCAATCATTCAGTGATGAGCAATCAATACCAAATGTTTATTTATTGGATCAAAATTATCCTAATCCATTTAATCTGGTTACAATATTACGCTATGACTTACCAGAACAGGCTAAGGTAACCCTTGGCAT
This genomic stretch from Candidatus Neomarinimicrobiota bacterium harbors:
- a CDS encoding T9SS type A sorting domain-containing protein: IINNGTIPWVIEAWTDSLTVLMANGQWETVWQLAAELGHYVADSHQPLHLTLNYNGQLTGNYGIHSRYETYMINPHLSELPLPDSSSIYWSSVIDSIFRYVDEIYPYVSEITAADDLAAGQDPDYNSTYYNIIWEELDSLTIIVIHCAIVDLASIWTTAWINAGSPTQSFSDEQSIPNVYLLDQNYPNPFNLVTILRYDLPEQAKVTLGIYDILGKQIKTLVNQSQDAGNKMAVWDGTDNLGRPVSAGVYLYQIQAGEFTQTRKMLLLK